Proteins from one Emys orbicularis isolate rEmyOrb1 chromosome 2, rEmyOrb1.hap1, whole genome shotgun sequence genomic window:
- the BOLA3 gene encoding bolA-like protein 3 — MAAAISAGILGRGHRILLLCHTRRTFASQTDGEARVVQVLKEKFPRASAIKVVDISGGCGAMYEIHIESEEFKEKRTVQQHQMVNQALSEEIKAMHGLRIFTSIPKH; from the exons ATGGCCGCCGCCATCAGCGCCGGCATCCTGGGCCGCGGCCACagg ATCCTTCTCCTGTGCCACACACGGAGAACATTTGCTTCGCAGACTGATGGGGAAGCCAGGGTGGTGCAAGTCCTCAAAGAAAAATTCCCTCGGGCTTCGGCCATCAAAGTAGTGGATATATCAG gaggCTGTGGAGCAATGTATGAAATTCATATAGAATCTGAAGAATTTAAAGAAAAGAGAACTGTCCAGCAACATCAAATGGTTAATCAG GCACTAAGTGAAGAAATTAAAGCAATGCATGGACTACGGATATTCACATCTATTCCAAAGCACTGA
- the MOB1A gene encoding MOB kinase activator 1A, which yields MSFLFGSRSSKTFKPKKNIPEGSHQYELLKHAEATLGSGNLRQAVMLPEGEDLNEWIAVNTVDFFNQINMLYGTITEFCTEASCPVMSAGPRYEYHWADGTNIKKPIKCSAPKYIDYLMTWVQDQLDDETLFPSKIGVPFPKNFMSVAKTILKRLFRVYAHIYHQHFDSVMQLQEEAHLNTSFKHFIFFVQEFNLIDRRELAPLQELIEKLGSKDR from the exons ATGAGTTTCCTCTT TGGCAGTCGGTCCTCTAAAACATTCAAACCCAAGAAGAATATTCCTGAAGGCTCCCATCAGTACGAGCTCTTGAAACATGCAGAAGCAACCTTGGGAAGTGGTAACCTTAGACAAGCAGTTATGTTGCCAGAAGGAGAGGACCTCAATGAATGGATTGCAGTTAACA CTGTGGATTTCTTCAATCAGATCAATATGTTATATGGGACCATCACAGAATTCTGCACGGAAGCAAGCTGTCCAGTGATGTCTGCTGGACCAAG GTATGAATACCACTGGGCAGATGGTACCAATATAAAGAAACCAATTAAATGTTCAGCTCCGAAGTACATTGATTATTTGATGACATGGGTTCAGGACCAGCTGGATGATGAAACCCTCTTTCCTTCAAAGATTG GTGTCCCTTTTCCTAAGAACTTCATGTCTGTGGCAAAGACTATACTGAAGCGTCTGTTTAGGGTCTATGCCCATATTTACCACCAGCACTTTGACTCTGTGATGCAGCTCCAGGAGGAGGCCCATCTCAACACCTCCTTTAAGCACTTTATCTTCTTTGTACAG gaGTTCAACTTGATTGACAGGCGTGAGTTGGCTCCTCTTCAGGAACTAATTGAAAAGCTAGGATCCAAAGACAGATAA